The following DNA comes from Diceros bicornis minor isolate mBicDic1 chromosome 7, mDicBic1.mat.cur, whole genome shotgun sequence.
GGGGCGCCGGCCGCCCTCTCAcaccctcaccctcagcctcagcCTCACAGGCAGAAGCCGGCAGAGCGGGACTGTCGAGAGGGGGGCCGAGCGGCGCAGGCCAGGTCCAGCGACGGGCAGGGGTGAGCCGAGGGAGGAGCGTGGCGCTGGGGCCTCACGAGACCCCTGCCAGGGGGCACCGAGGCTGGAGGTGGACTCAGCGTGCCACTCTTCGAAGGCTCAAGAGGCCTGGGAGGTTGGGGAGGCTCTTTGGGAAGCCGTGCTGGCCGACGTGGCTGTGCCCTGGAGGAATCCCGCATCTCAAAGATCCGGGAAGAGCCCCTCGCCGCCGACCAAGCCCGCTGCCCTGGATCCGAAGGAGCTGTGCCCGAAAGTGAAGCCGGCCAGGAAGTTTGACTGGCCAGGGAAGGCAGCGCCCGAGAACCAGCCTCAAGGCTGCACGGCCGGGACGCTCCTTCGAGACTCGCCCGCTCGTGGGCCCCGTGCCCCAGACGGCTCGGCTTCGCACGGGTCGGTGTCCCGTGGCCAGAGGGAAGACAACGGTGGGGACGGGCCAGCTGGCCAGATGCCACGTGATCTCGACCCAGGGAGGGGATGGAGCAGCCAGGGGCGGCAGCAGCCCGGGAGACCAAAGGGTAAGACCCCACGTTGGAGTCCCAGCAACCTCCTTCCGCCCATCGACGAGAGCGAGGAACACACGAGTCCCGAGGCAGGAGAGGATGACGACAGCTTGGCAGGCCCGAGGGCTTCCCGAGCCAGGGGGACGAGCCACCGTCCCCGGGTCAGGGGCAGTGGACACAGCCTTGGGAGCCAATCCCTCCAGCTCCTGCCCGAGAAGGAGCAGGTTTCCGCAGACCGACGGTTCTGGAGAAGGGTGCGATACTTTCTGCCATGTTTCAAGGCCGACCCAGAAGACCGAGTAGCAGAAGATCCCCTAGCAAAAGGCAAGCCCGGGTCAGCCACTGCCCAGAGCCGGGGACCAGTGAAGAGCAGATGGCTTCCGGACAGCGACGGCGGGGCTGTAGAAGCTCCGTCGACGGCGACGTGTATCGGACGGGCCCTGGGAGAGAAATCGGGGCTTTGCCGAGCGCTTCGTGCCTCCAAGTGGCAGCGGCAGAAGAAACGGCTGCAGGCCTGGGTAGCTGGGCATTCCTGCTACCACAGGGTTCCCTCCTCCCCGGAGCAGACAAGAGGGATGCCTGATGGCGGTCACCAAGCCAGCCCCAGGGGCCAGAGCTGGCCTAAGATGCCGAGAAAACCCATTTCTTTCCCATAGCCCATCCTCTGGGTGCTATCGGGGTCGTCCTACCCCAATGTCTCCCCAAATACATATGTTGTTTTCAGGAGTGGTTGTGGCCTCTGTGTGTGCCctgctgggggaggagaagggaagggaagggaggggaggggccgggagtggaggggagggcaggggagggcaggggtgtggcagggaggggaggggaagggaagggaagggaagggaagggaagggaagggaagggaagggaaggaagggtcAGGGTCTGCCCTCGTCACACTCTGGAGCAGCCGCAGCAGCGGCGAGCAGGAGGACTGTGGCGCCAGCTCGCAGGGCATGCGGGCGGGGAGCACGGAGGCTGCTGAGGGCCCGTCCCCCTCTGCCCCGGAGGAGTGAAGGGCCCTGCCCACCTGGACCTGCCTTCTCCTTCTGGGGGCCGGGGCCGCGGCGCGACCGTGTGGCAGTCACCGTCTGACGGGCGGGTGCGGGGTGCCGAGGGTGCGATGCGGGGGCAGGAGGCAACGTGGCACCACAGTGTGTTTCACCGTTTCCACGTGGAAAGACTTTGGTTTTCACGCTCTTGAGCTATGACAAATGAAGGTGCTGTGAACTTCAGGGGCAGGTTTTTGTGTGCACATCCATTTGTATCTCTCGGGGAGAAACGCCCCGGACCACAACGGCTGGGTCGTGTGGTATCTACATGTTGTTTGAAGAAACTCCCACACTCTCTTCCAGAGTGATTGTGGCCATTTTACATTGCTCCCAGCGATGGGTGCGTGAGCCAGTTTCTCTgcgtcctcaccagcatttagcGTTGTCACTGCTTTTCACTTTAGTCGTTCTGAGAGGTGTGTGGTGATATCACACAATCTCTGTGATGGCAAGAATTTtcagaaaagacagaaagagcCTCAGGTCCATTCTCTCTGCTCACGCCCAGCACAAGTGccaaactcaggcagtctggtcACGGAGCGTTCCGACGTGGGGTGAGGCAGGGTGTCTGGAGCAGCCCATCACGAAATGTGGAATCTAAATTTTGATGATCACAGGTATTGATCTCCAGGAGCCACTGTGGTCAAGAAGTCTGCTTGGACTTATTCCGTTAGTGCTTACCTCGTATTGCGGTGGTGACGATTGTCAGTCATGAGCCATTTCTGATAAGGACCATTCAGGGTTTGATCTTGGTAGAAGAGCCATTGATGACAGGATTCTTTTCCAATTCTTTCTCTTGGCGTCTGGGATTTTCAACTTGGACCTTATTGGCAAAGGGCCTGGGGTTTACATTTGTCATCAATAGcaggaaagaaaacaattgaTACCGAACCTCTTCATCTCAAAGTTCGTGTGTCCTCTGCGCAGtgaagccaatcactgagacatggGTGCTTGGAGACGGAGCAAGGTTGATTCTATTCGCGTGGGGCAAAACGAGAAGGCGGGAGGGTGGGTTCTCTCCAATCCGCCTTGCCAAGGGAAGAAAGCAGGggcttttatagagctaagggggtTGGCAGCAGGAGTTTTGGAGGAACAAAGGGGTCATCTTCGTTTCTTTCCCTCCCGATGAGCCCCTGGGCAGTCTGACTTCTGGGTTtcaatggcagctgggggctggctaTCTGGTGACCCTTGAAGGCActcattttcttctgtaaaacaaggtcctaaatccttgtgacccttgcgTCACCCCTCAGGTGAAACAAGGAAGCAGCAAGTTGACAAGATTAATGTCTGTTGACAGCAAGGTCCAAAGGGAGTCTTACTGAATATcgacagtaaccctcaggtacccggcttcacAACGTCCCCTTATTTCCAGGCCGCGGGAGAGGGTGAAGCCCGTCTCTGTTCATCCGGAGCCCTGCGTCTGTGGGTCCCCCGTCCTTCTCCAGCGTGCCTGGAGCCATGTCCCAAGGCTGTCTTTGTCGCTGTTTTCACCAGGGCTAGCACTGACTCTGGAGAGGGTGATGGCAAGCAATCCGCCACGGTTTTGCTCAGTCAGTGACACTACTCCCGCCGCATCGTTCGGGCCCCCCGGCCACCGGTTTCCCTACACCAGGGCTTCGAGTCCGGGCCTGTGACCGGAGAACTTTGCCCTTCCCCCTCATTACCTCGCCCACACCAAAACTTCCCTCCTAGTGTCACCACCCAAGGTGGGCCTTCTGCTGGCCGCAAGACACGCCagcagtcaagaggcaaggtggtaggagaaaaaggacttttttattacagcttgctagcaagagggaagatggccgactcacgTCCACAAAAACCAGCTTCAGGGCGCAGTAGATCTGACAGCAGTTCTACAGGCCGGTGGGTTGTAGGGGAGGGGGTGCGGAATGTTGACCTCCTGCTCTTACGGACTGGGAATGCCACACCAGAGCTTTCAGGTTTCGCCGATGACGGCTAtaagcatagactctctgttgcGGGCTCGtcgcattcctaaggaactcaaaagcagaaaGTTATCATCTGgccgcagctgggaggtacgtgcaccggcaggggtcgtaaaatccccagagcagttagatctcctagaGGGTGCGTCTCCAGCTGGGTTAGtgtgtcagaggtcattcaaagtcacAATAGGGCTTctttgccacaacatggcttccctcacgtccgccttgtcttgagccagtatcactaGGTGGGACGTTCCTGGCCTTGCCAAGACACTAGCTAATGGGATAAGCTGCCTGTAATGTGCCCGTGGTTATCACCACCAGAGCCTGGGATGGCGGTGACCCAGATGTCTTCAAGGGCCGGCTGGTAACAGTGAGGGTTGCAGGGGCTATGCCAGAATTGGAAGGGCTTGGGCCAACGGCAAACTGGGGAGCAGCAGAAGCCCCATCTACAGGGATGGAAAGGATTCAAAATGCTGGTGTTTGCAGCTTGCCGCCCTGGATGAAAGTGTCAGTCTCCTGAAGGAAAGCCCGAGAGTGGCTGTTGAAAAATCCACGTTCAGAACGAGATCAGTAAGAGCAAAGGGCAAAGCTCTGTTTTAAGAACCCAAGTGTGGCTTTTGAGGAGAGGGGCTGTACGAGATGAGCATATGGGTGGGGGGACTTTCTGGGAGGAGTCTTCCTTGAAAATCCTGTTAGGGCCGTTGTAGTTTCCTTAGAAAGAGAGGTGCTTCTCCTGCAAGCAAAGTTGCCAAGGGCATTGAAGTTAAACTCTGTTCAACTAGGAGAGTGGAAGGGAGCCCTGCCAGCCCACGGGCCATCACGATTCTCAAAGTTGAGGGCTCTTATCCATACGGATAGACGCACGACAGGAAGCAAAAAGAGCCTTAGAGCTGCAACCTGTGATCCCTTGTTGGGTCTGGGACTGGAAATAGAAAACCACGCCCTTCTGGAAATCAAAAGAGCCTCACCGTGAGAAGACCAGCAGGCCGGCAAGAGAGGCTTGCGGGCTGATCCAAAAGTACAATCCCTACGTGAACCCCCAGTTCCCACTGCCAAAAAAGACGTCCGATGATGTCACCAGGGAATTCCTCTAGGACTTCAAAGTGCCCTCTCCCTAAGGTACAGgcaagacttggggctccaggggcctggagggggcaggaaggggcaggaaggggcaggaaggggcaggagggggcaggCGAGGCCTACTCCGAGAAAGAGAATATGTGTAGGGCGCACCAGGGAGACCAGACAGGGCTGCTTAAGCCTGGACTCAAACCCAGACCGTGGTCCCCAGTCCCAAGGTCCACTCTAAAGATCAGAACTTTTGCTCCCCCGACCCACGCCTGGGCCACACACGTGTCTAAAGTCTGGAGAGTGAAGACTGTGTATTTGAGGCAGAGTAAGAAGAAATAGGGTCAAGACAACATATGAAAGATGTAAAGCATGCAGGAAATGCTTCATTCTAGGGTCCGGAAATACTGAATTggtctgtgcatgtgtgtatgtacgtgtgtgtgtgtacgtgtgtgtctgtgtgcgagTACTGTACGCACAGCATGTCCCATAAGGTCGTTGTGAGGCTTTTCTAACCTCAGAAGTATAAAAGCTACTAACGTAAAATACGTTATTTGGAGGTTTAATGAGTGATATTTTGACTATActtcttttaaagaataaatcatGAGTGTGAATTTGTGTGTCAGTCGTTCTGAGTGAAGATGGCAAAGGCTGATGGAAACAATAACGACTTAACGACTCAAAATTAAAGAAGTCTAAAGTTCGGCTTCCGGATGGACGAAACTGAAAACCTCAGGATGCGGAAACGTGGAGCTGAGATCCGCACCAcacggatgaacctggagggcgtCCCGCTcaatgaaacaagccagacagagaacgaCAAATACTGCGTGGTCTCActttatatgtgaaatctgaaaaccaaagaaaggTCAGACCCGTAGAAAGAGAGAGTCGCAAAGTGGTGGCCGGGGGCTGGGGGGCGGCGGAAATTGGGAGaggctggtcaaagggtacaaactttcggcTACAAGACGAAGAAGGTCTGAGGATCTGAGGTATGACGTGGTGAGTAGAGCTGATGACAACGTACCGTGTCGCTGCAGTTGGCTAAGAGAGTAGCCCTGAGATGTTCTCACATACACGGGGAAAGTAAATGTGTGAGGAGACAGAAAAAATCGGAGTGGAGGACATTGGAGATTGGGAGAGTATAAATCTCTGGGAACTAGCCGACATTCCTGGGAGAACTTCAGACTTTCAAAGGCTATGAGACTGGTGGGTTCAAACCAAGATCTCCAAGAGATACAAGGAACCAGGTGATACCTGGCTTCCCCGGGGTGGAAGGACTAGGGAATGGCTGGAGGTCTAGAAGGCCCAGGAGGGTGGAGGGATGGAGTTGCAggctgggtggtgggggaggggctgtggTCCAGCCTGCTCCCCATCTGCGCCCTCCCCCGGCCTCAGGAGCCCTTTGTGACACGGCCACAGTCCTGTGATGCGGGCCTGGGCTGATAGCCTCCAAGCCGCTCCCAGAGCTCAGTTGCCTGAGAGCAGCACTGCCTTTCAGACATGGACTGCGGTCTCTGGTGTCTGAAAAGCGTTATCGCTAGCTGGCTGAGCTCCAGTCCCACTTCCTGGGCGATTGCTCCCATCCTCGCCACCCTGTGTGGACTGGGGCTCCTCCTGCTGTTCCTTCCCTACCTCCAGAGGAATCCGTGTTTACGACCACCTTGGAAGAGACGTAGAAACATCAGGAAGGTAAGAAAACCTTGGCCGAGACCCAGCGGAAGAcgattctctcttctttcctgcgATGACTTCCACTTTTCTGAGTCAACTCGAGGGATTCCCGGGATGGGCAAGAATAGAACATCAGCCTTCTAGGGACAAGCCAGGCCGGGGGGGCAGGGCTTCGAGTGGGCACAAGGATTTCCATCCGAAGATCTCAGAGCAGGAGGCCAGGTGTGGCAGAGGGCTGCAGACAGGGTCCCCAACGCAGTGACCCGTGGCAGAGGACTGCTTACTGAGTTGGATCTCTGTGGGCGGAGAGGCCCCGAGCACCGTCACCAGCCGCCCTCCCGTGCGGGGGTCTCAGGGAGCCTTTCCTCTGTCGGGCTTGATCTGAGGGCACTGCTGAGCCCCCGAGAGCCCCTGAGCAGGGGGGGCTGGAGTGGGCCTCTGGCCTCGGGAATCAGAGGCTcacctgaggaaactgagaagtgTCTGTAGGGCTGAGAACGTGTATGTTTCTGGAGCAGGGGAACAGTGACGGAAGACAGCCGTGGGGGCGGGGGGTCTCACATAGAAAACCCTTCTTTATGTTCTTCAAAGAAGGAAGACAGAACGTACCCATGTGATGTTCAGGTGTCCACTTCGCAAAGGAGGACAAGGAATGAGCCGGCACAGAGCTCCGGGGTTGGGTGTAGCAAGCCGTCTCGCTCCTGAACCCTGAGCGTCCACAGCTGGTCTGGAGAGCGGAGGGGGCGCGCTGGGTCTCAGGCCCTggagatttctgtttcttttctcgcCTCTCAGCGTCCAGTGGAGCCGAGGGGGAGGAGCGGCAGGACCAGGAAGAAAAGCGGAGCTTCGAAAGGTAAGCTGCTGCCATTCGGCCCGTGGCCCGAGCGCCGGCCTCNNNNNNNNNNNNNNNNNNNNNNNNNNNNNNNNNNNNNNNNNNNNNNNNNNNNNNNNNNNNNNNNNNNNNNNNNNNNNNNNNNNNNNNNNNNNNNNNNNNNNNNNNNNNNNNNNNNNNNNNNNNNNNNNNNNNNNNNNNNNNNNNNNNNNNNNNNNNNNNNNNNNNNNNNNNNNNNNNNNNNNNNNNNNNNNNNNNNNNNNNNNNNNNNNNNNNNNNNNNNNNNNNNNNNNNNNNNNNNNNNNNNNNNNNNNNNNNNNNNNNNNNNNNNNNNNNNNNNNNNNNNNNNNNNNNNNNNNNNNNNNNNNNNNNNNNNNNNNNNNNNNNNNNNNNNNNNNNNNNNNNNNNNNNNNNNNNNNNNNNNNNNNNNNNNNNNNNNNNNNNNNNNNNNNNNNNNNNNNNNNNNNNNNNNNNNNNNNNNNNNNNNNNNNNNNNNNNNNNNNNNNNNNNNNNNNNNNNNNNNNNNNNNNNNNNNNNNNNNNNNNNNNNNNNNNNNNNNNNNNNNNNNNNNNNNNNNNNNNNNNNNNNNNNNNNNNNNNNNNNNNNNNNNNNNNNNNNNNNNNNNNNNNNNNNNNNNNNNNNNNNNNNNNNNNNNNNNNNNNNNNNNNNNNNNNNNNNNNNNNNNNNNNNNNNNNNNNNNNNNNNNNNNNNNNNNNNNNNNNNNNNNNNNNNNNNNNNNNNNNNNNNNNNNNNNNNNNNNNNNNNNNNNNNNNNNNNNNNNNNNNNNNNNNNNNNNNNNNNNNNNNNNNNNNNNNNNNNNNNNNNNNNNNNNNNNNNNNNNNNNNNNNNNNNNNNNNNNNNNNNNNNNNNNNNNNNNNNNNNNNNNNNNNNNNNNNNNNNNNNNNNNNNNNNNNNNNNNNNNNNNNNNNNNNNNNNNNNNNNNNNNNNNNNNNNNNNNNNNNNNNNNNNNNNNNNNNNNNNNNNNNNNNNNNNNNNNNNNNNNNNNNNNNNNNNNNNNNNNNNNNNNNNNNNNNNNNNNNNNNNNNNNNNNNNNNNNNNNNNNNNNNNNNNNNNNNNNNNNNNNNNNNNNNNNNNNNNNNNNNNNNNNNNNNNNNNNNNNNNNNNNNNNNNNNNNNNNNNNNNNNNNNNNNNNNNNNNNNNNNNNNNNNNNNNNNNNNNNNNNNNNNNNNNNNNNNNNNNNNNNNNNNNNNNNNNNNNNNNNNNNNNNNNNNNNNNNNNNNNNNNNNNNNNNNNNNNNNNNNNNNNNNNNNNNNNNNNNNNNNNNNNNNNNNNNNNNNNNNNNNNNNNNNNNNNNNNNNNNNNNNNNNNNNNNNNNNNNNNNNNNNNNNNNNNNNNNNNNNNNNNNNNNNNNNNNNNNNNNNNNNNNNNNNNNNNNNNNNNNNNNNNNNNNNNNNNNNNNNNNNNNNNNNNNNNNNNNNNNNNNNNNNNNNNNNNNNNNNNNNNNNNNNNNNNNNNNNNNNNNNNNNNNNNNNNNNNNNNNNNNNNNNNNNNNNNNNNNNNNNNNNNNNNNNNNNNNNNNNNNNNNNNNNNNNNNNNNNNNNNNNNNNNNNNNNNNNNNNNNNNNNNNNNNNNNNNNNNNNNNNNNNNNNNNNNNNNNNNNNNNNNNNNNNNNNNNNNNNNNNNNNNNNNNNNNNNNNNNNNNNNNNNNNNNNNNNNNNNNNNNNNNNNNNNNNNNNNNNNNNNNNNNNNNNNNNNNNNNNNNNNNNNNNNNNNNNNNNNNNNNNNNNNNNNNNNNNNNNNNNNNNNNNNNNNNNNNNNNNNNNNNNNNNNNNNNNNNNNNNNNNNNNNNNNNNNNNNNNNNNNNNNNNNNNNNNNNNNNNNNNNNNNNNNNNNNNNNNNNNNNNNNNNNNNNNNNNNNNNNNNNNNNNNNNNNNNNNNNNNNNNNNNNNNNNNNNNNNNNNNNNNNNNNNNNNNNNNNNNNNNNNNNNNNNNNNNNNNNNNNNNNNNNNNNNNNNNNNNNNNNNNNNNNNNNNNNNNNNNNNNNNNNNNNNNNNNNNNNNNNNNNNNNNNNNNNNNNNNNNNNNNNNNNNNNNNNNNNNNNNNNNNNNNNNNNNNNNNNNNNNNNNNNNNNNNNNNNNNNNNNNNNNNNNNNNNNNNNNNNNNNNNNNNNNNNNNNNNNNNNNNNNNNNNNNNNNNNNNNNNNNNNNNNNNNNNNNNNNNNNNNNNNNNNNNNNNNNNNNNNNNNNNNNNNNNNNNNNNNNNNNNNNNNNNNNNNNNNNNNNNNNNNNNNNNNNNNNNNNNNNNNNNNNNNNNNNNNNNNNNNNNNNNNNNNNNNNNNNNNNNNNNNNNNNNNNNNNNNNNNNNNNNNNNNNNNNNNNNNNNNNNNNNNNNNNNNNNNNNNNNNNNNNNNNNNNNNNNNNNNNNNNNNNNNNNNNNNNNNNNNNNNNNNNNNNNNNNNNNNNNNNNNNNNNNNNNNNNNNNNNNNNNNNNNNNNNNNNNNNNNNNNNNNNNNNNNNNNNNNNNNNNNNNNNNNNNNNNNNNNNNNNNNNNNNNNNNNNNNNNNNNNNNNNNNNNNNNNNNNNNNNNNNNNNNNNNNNNNNNNNNNNNNNNNNNNNNNNNNNNNNNNNNNNNNNNNNNNNNNNNNNNNNNNNNNNNNNNNNNNNNNNNNNNNNNNNNNNNNNNNNNNNNNNNNNNNNNNNNNNNNNNNNNNNNNNNNNNNNNNNNNNNNNNNNNNNNNNNNNNNNNNNNNNNNNNNNNNNNNNNNNNNNNNNNNNNNNNNNNNNNNNNNNNNNNNNNNNNNNNNNNNNNNNNNNNNNNNNNNNNNNNNNNNNNNNNNNNNNNNNNNNNNNNNNNNNNNNNNNNNNNNNNNNNNNNNNNNNNNNNNNNNNNNNNNNNNNNNNNNNNNNNNNNNNNNNNNNNNNNNNNNNNNNNNNNNNNNNNNNNNNNNNNNNNNNNNNNNNNNNNNNNNNNNNNNNNNNNNNNNNNNNNNNNNNNNNNNNNNNNNNNNNNNNNNNNNNNNNNNNNNNNNNNNNNNNNNNNNNNNNNNNNNNNNNNNNNNNNNNNNNNNNNNNNNNNNNNNNNNNNNNNNNNNNNNNNNNNNNNNNNNNNNNNNNNNNNNNNNNNNNNNNNNNNNNNNNNNNNNNNNNNNNNNNNNNNNNNNNNNNNNNNNNNNNNNNNNNNNNNNNNNNNNNNNNNNNNNNNNNNNNNNNNNNNNNNNNNNNNNNNNNNNNNNNNNNNNNNNNNNNNNNNNNNNNNNNNNNNNNNNNNNNNNNNNNNNNNNNNNNNNNNNNNNNNNNNNNNNNNNNNNNNNNNNNNNNNNNNNNNNNNNNNNNNNNNNNNNNNNNNNNNNNNNNNNNNNNNNNNNNNNNNNNNNNNNNNNNNNNNNNNNNNNNNNNNNNNNNNNNNNNNNNNNNNNNNNNNNNNNNNNNNNN
Coding sequences within:
- the LOC131408348 gene encoding spermatogenesis-associated protein 31E1-like encodes the protein MDCGLWCLKSVIASWLSSSPTSWAIAPILATLCGLGLLLLFLPYLQRNPCLRPPWKRRRNIRKRPVEPRGRSGRTRKKSGASKASRGSRQGLEGAWGLISLLLSSPGRLLPEGSSRQPPSPESPAEEDGPASAGAHQPCGKPVQDDALATSPAVPLAPRTEHPLPRPQPTLPRSDTCDSGAHSKGNLAKFSPPAEKHPSLGTQGSLAPSASPLPAPSPECAGTRKAPGGTLPGDSRGPSEAPLTGRGRRPPSHTLTLSLSLTGRSRQSGTVERGAERRRPGPATGRGEPREERGAGASRDPCQGAPRLEVDSACHSSKAQEAWEVGEALWEAVLADVAVPWRNPASQRSGKSPSPPTKPAALDPKELCPKVKPARKFDWPGKAAPENQPQGCTAGTLLRDSPARGPRAPDGSASHGSVSRGQREDNGGDGPAGQMPRDLDPGRGWSSQGRQQPGRPKGKTPRWSPSNLLPPIDESEEHTSPEAGEDDDSLAGPRASRARGTSHRPRVRGSGHSLGSQSLQLLPEKEQVSADRRFWRRVRYFLPCFKADPEDRVAEDPLAKGKPGSATAQSRGPVKSRWLPDSDGGAVEAPSTATCIGRALGEKSGLCRALRASKWQRQKKRLQAWVAGHSCYHRVPSSPEQTRGMPDGGHQASPRGQSWPKMPRKPISFP